Proteins from a genomic interval of Hyalangium ruber:
- a CDS encoding imm11 family protein: MASDLPPDPRFFILEDDVWGPYDTKFSKLEPASRGDPPPCPKCGKTIGMLMWLPPYRAELELHGQGLGDFVGGPGNEVLISERMKEAFQAEGLVGLLGFHPVEVVRVRRKGRGPKVDTMPCYFVATARFGHGAVDEARSRLQRNKPVTCSECRNTGVDAIHGFTLESGTWRGEDVFRPRGLQGDIVVSERFAEFIKRHGFTNMKLIPTEEYVWDPLQKKNPNGLSDP; encoded by the coding sequence ATGGCTTCGGACCTGCCACCTGACCCGCGATTCTTCATCCTCGAAGATGATGTGTGGGGACCCTATGACACAAAGTTCAGCAAGCTCGAACCCGCGAGTCGAGGAGACCCGCCCCCATGCCCGAAGTGCGGCAAGACCATCGGTATGTTGATGTGGCTGCCACCGTACCGTGCCGAGTTGGAACTGCATGGCCAGGGTCTCGGCGACTTCGTGGGGGGCCCCGGCAATGAGGTCCTCATCTCAGAACGTATGAAGGAGGCTTTTCAGGCGGAGGGGCTCGTTGGGCTGCTCGGCTTTCATCCCGTGGAAGTGGTACGTGTTCGGAGGAAGGGCAGGGGTCCCAAGGTTGATACAATGCCTTGTTATTTCGTCGCCACCGCCCGTTTCGGTCACGGGGCTGTCGATGAGGCCCGCAGTCGCTTGCAGCGCAATAAACCCGTGACCTGTTCTGAGTGCCGCAATACCGGGGTAGATGCCATCCACGGCTTTACTCTGGAGTCGGGCACTTGGCGGGGCGAGGACGTGTTTCGTCCCCGTGGCCTTCAGGGTGACATTGTCGTCTCTGAGCGCTTCGCCGAGTTCATCAAGCGCCACGGCTTCACGAATATGAAACTCATCCCTACTGAGGAGTACGTCTGGGACCCGCTGCAGAAGAAGAATCCGAATGGGCTGAGCGACCCATGA
- a CDS encoding Wall-associated protein precursor produces the protein MRDPLTAANRCLVSPARIAEVLNGLKTVYGTMPAETATLKDEAQSTEDAEFAEAAEAEGEAAPEPPDCTGQNHHVISRPIAKALMDHKILSGLYEPRDERYVAKAKDKESHCGYQKWHRDVDLEVIRWIRRFDDATQKEFEAFLRALYNRKDMLKRFPNGFGPAT, from the coding sequence GTGCGGGATCCTCTGACCGCGGCCAACCGCTGTCTGGTCAGCCCCGCGAGGATTGCCGAAGTCCTCAATGGCTTGAAGACAGTCTATGGGACGATGCCAGCCGAGACAGCGACGCTCAAGGATGAGGCCCAATCGACAGAGGACGCCGAGTTCGCCGAAGCTGCCGAAGCCGAAGGAGAAGCCGCGCCTGAGCCCCCCGACTGCACAGGTCAGAACCATCACGTCATCTCCCGGCCTATCGCCAAGGCGCTAATGGACCACAAGATCCTCAGTGGGCTGTACGAGCCGAGGGATGAGCGTTACGTAGCCAAGGCGAAGGATAAGGAGTCACACTGCGGCTATCAAAAATGGCACCGTGACGTGGACCTGGAGGTCATCAGGTGGATCAGACGCTTCGATGATGCAACGCAGAAGGAGTTCGAGGCGTTCCTACGCGCACTCTACAACCGTAAGGATATGCTCAAGAGGTTCCCCAATGGCTTCGGACCTGCCACCTGA
- a CDS encoding FAD-dependent oxidoreductase: MPAMHIVVLGCGVSGLSCGIRLLEAGHTVEIWARELPPNTTSDVAAAVWSPYKAWPQDRVTTWAGRTLEVLCALAERPEAGIQVVRGVELFTQEPPEPWWASCVPTYRRATAEELPPGYSHGYSFEAPIIEMPRYLPFLMGRFRELGGRILQREVHSLEEAWREAEVVVNCTGLGARSLVGDDSLYPIRGEVLRVAPPPVRRFLFDDTEEHGVIAYVIPRSADCILGGTAVEGNTSLVPEPANAAAILARCRRLVPPEVHMQVLEHRVGLRPGRPTVRLELERVAGRRVVHNYGHGGAGVTLSWGCAEEVVTWVASAPPSAAPA, from the coding sequence ATGCCCGCCATGCACATCGTCGTTCTGGGTTGTGGCGTCTCGGGACTCTCCTGCGGCATCCGGCTGCTCGAGGCCGGGCACACCGTGGAGATCTGGGCGCGTGAGTTGCCCCCCAACACCACCTCCGACGTGGCCGCCGCCGTCTGGTCCCCCTACAAGGCCTGGCCCCAGGATCGCGTGACGACCTGGGCGGGGCGCACCCTGGAGGTGCTGTGCGCGCTGGCCGAGCGCCCCGAGGCCGGCATCCAAGTGGTTCGCGGCGTCGAGCTGTTCACCCAGGAGCCTCCCGAGCCCTGGTGGGCCTCGTGTGTCCCCACCTACCGCCGGGCCACTGCCGAGGAGCTGCCTCCGGGCTACTCCCACGGCTACTCCTTCGAGGCGCCCATCATCGAGATGCCCCGCTACCTGCCGTTCCTCATGGGCCGCTTCCGGGAGCTGGGCGGCCGAATCCTCCAGCGCGAGGTCCATTCCCTGGAAGAGGCGTGGCGCGAGGCCGAGGTGGTGGTCAACTGCACCGGACTGGGAGCGCGTTCCCTCGTGGGGGATGACTCCCTCTACCCCATTCGAGGCGAGGTGCTGCGCGTGGCACCTCCTCCCGTGCGGCGCTTCCTCTTCGACGACACGGAGGAGCACGGCGTCATCGCCTATGTCATCCCCCGCTCCGCTGACTGCATCCTGGGCGGGACGGCCGTGGAGGGAAACACCTCGCTCGTGCCAGAGCCCGCCAACGCCGCGGCCATCCTCGCCCGATGCAGGCGGCTGGTACCCCCGGAGGTCCACATGCAGGTGCTGGAACACCGCGTGGGCCTGAGGCCCGGCCGCCCTACCGTGCGCCTCGAGCTGGAGCGCGTGGCGGGCCGCCGCGTTGTCCACAACTATGGCCACGGTGGCGCGGGCGTCACCCTGTCCTGGGGCTGCGCCGAGGAAGTCGTCACGTGGGTGGCGTCGGCGCCGCCGTCGGCAGCTCCAGCGTGA
- a CDS encoding sensor histidine kinase — protein MTPVLEVDPVGPSAPSPLEPRGSSRGLRIWFLEHLDLLLSERQRGAVASELIRYRVLAGSAAFLLLFDLLVLVLLPGPLTRFVLVLLALGYLGTLLLVRRASSPTGPAMLLCGCVFLALVVVTLTLKGLQFMGMYSAHTLLPVLAVYLMGPRLGLLFTLVLIGTQSVFHPLYQVSQHLELTPYFWPLYAISGICIFAAWGLSSLHEASRDAAQALLERTLKILSESESRLQSLIESTDDQVCSLDREGHVLTANMAMRQAHLQRTGSELMLGQSLFSPMPPRLKELWEAHFAPVLVGQRSRFEETEERAGVRATLDICVNPIQGEGGRVTGMTIFARDITPRKEAEARLGEMHRTLVDVSRQAGMAEVATGVLHNVGNTLNSINVSANLVLDKLHKSRVPGLARSVELLREHASELGTFLTIDPQGQKLPVYLTALSEQLHKEREELLQEMRTLGKSIEHIKSIISMQQRHARGTGAAEPTRVPQLIDEALRLHSVSLERMGIRIERDYADVPPIVVDRHKLLQILVNLLSNAQHALLESGRQDKCLGIHVRTKEGGTRFLLEVSDNGVGIAPENLARMFTQGFTTKKTGHGFGLHISALAAKEMGGQLTCASPGLQQGTTFTLELPTAAPTPPT, from the coding sequence ATGACTCCTGTTCTCGAGGTGGATCCGGTAGGTCCCTCTGCTCCTTCGCCACTGGAGCCGCGCGGCTCGTCTCGGGGTCTTCGCATCTGGTTCCTGGAGCACCTGGATCTGCTCCTCTCGGAGCGTCAGCGCGGGGCCGTTGCCTCGGAGCTCATCCGCTATCGGGTGCTGGCGGGCTCCGCGGCCTTCCTGCTCCTGTTCGATCTGCTCGTCCTCGTGTTGTTGCCGGGCCCGCTCACCCGGTTCGTCCTGGTCCTTCTGGCCCTGGGCTATCTGGGTACGCTGCTGCTGGTGCGCCGAGCCTCCTCGCCCACCGGGCCGGCCATGCTCCTGTGTGGTTGCGTCTTCCTGGCGCTGGTGGTGGTCACCCTGACGTTGAAGGGCCTCCAATTCATGGGCATGTACAGCGCGCACACGCTGCTGCCCGTTCTCGCGGTGTATTTGATGGGGCCGCGCCTGGGGCTGCTCTTCACCTTGGTCCTCATCGGGACGCAGTCGGTCTTCCATCCCCTGTACCAGGTCAGCCAGCACCTGGAGCTCACTCCTTACTTCTGGCCGCTGTACGCCATCAGTGGCATCTGCATCTTCGCGGCTTGGGGGCTGAGCTCGCTGCACGAGGCTTCTCGGGATGCGGCCCAGGCCTTGCTCGAGCGCACGTTGAAGATCCTGAGCGAGAGCGAGAGCAGGCTTCAGAGCCTCATCGAGAGCACCGATGATCAGGTCTGCTCGCTCGATCGGGAGGGCCACGTCCTCACCGCGAACATGGCGATGCGTCAGGCGCACCTCCAGCGCACCGGCTCCGAGCTCATGCTGGGGCAGTCGCTCTTCTCGCCGATGCCGCCTCGGCTCAAGGAGCTATGGGAGGCACACTTTGCCCCGGTGCTCGTCGGCCAGCGCTCGCGCTTCGAGGAGACGGAGGAGCGGGCAGGTGTGCGCGCCACGCTGGATATCTGTGTCAATCCCATCCAGGGGGAGGGAGGCCGCGTCACGGGCATGACGATCTTCGCGCGTGACATCACCCCGCGAAAGGAGGCCGAGGCCCGGCTGGGAGAGATGCACCGCACCCTGGTGGACGTCTCCCGCCAGGCGGGCATGGCGGAGGTGGCCACGGGCGTGCTCCACAACGTGGGCAACACGCTCAACAGCATCAACGTCTCGGCCAACCTCGTCCTCGACAAGCTGCACAAGTCTCGTGTCCCGGGTCTGGCCAGGAGCGTGGAGTTGCTGCGAGAGCATGCCTCCGAGCTGGGCACCTTCCTGACGATCGATCCCCAGGGGCAGAAGTTGCCGGTCTACCTCACGGCCCTGTCCGAGCAGCTCCATAAGGAGCGCGAGGAGCTGCTTCAAGAGATGCGCACGCTGGGCAAGAGCATCGAGCACATCAAGTCGATCATCAGCATGCAGCAGAGACACGCGCGCGGCACGGGGGCCGCGGAGCCCACCCGGGTGCCCCAGCTCATCGACGAGGCGCTGCGCCTGCACTCCGTGTCCCTGGAGCGGATGGGGATTCGCATCGAGCGAGACTATGCGGACGTGCCGCCCATCGTCGTGGACCGGCACAAGCTGCTGCAGATCCTCGTCAACCTGCTGAGCAACGCCCAGCATGCACTGCTGGAGAGCGGCAGACAGGACAAGTGCCTGGGCATCCATGTCCGGACGAAGGAGGGCGGAACCCGCTTCCTGCTGGAGGTCTCCGACAACGGCGTGGGCATTGCGCCGGAGAACCTGGCGCGGATGTTCACCCAGGGCTTCACGACGAAGAAGACCGGGCATGGCTTTGGCCTGCACATCAGCGCGCTGGCCGCCAAGGAGATGGGAGGGCAGCTCACCTGCGCCAGCCCGGGTCTCCAGCAGGGCACCACTTTCACGCTGGAGCTGCCGACGGCGGCGCCGACGCCACCCACGTGA
- a CDS encoding LysR family transcriptional regulator produces the protein MIQLQRLEGFYWVARCEGYARAARSFPYPITQPGVHQQVKRLEAELGVRLFERVGKDRVLLTPEGRTLYAYVAPFLEGLPAVARSLRSNEVGGRLRIHASGHMLRYLLPPWLRRLQRQRADIEVELFEAKVPAVALVRSGEADLLVDHLPEIPSDLEARQVGSTRAFLVFPSNHPLARKGLSSPRQLGDEPFIAYSADLQLRELQLSALAHHGVTPRRLHAADSSETILGFVAAGLGYSLLASLLPKGPRVPGVVAQPLTQPAREFPIYAAWRKSAHANPLLAVLLGLSPQP, from the coding sequence ATGATTCAGCTCCAGCGACTCGAGGGCTTCTATTGGGTGGCGCGGTGCGAGGGGTACGCACGCGCCGCGCGCTCGTTCCCGTACCCCATCACCCAGCCCGGGGTTCACCAGCAGGTGAAGCGCCTGGAGGCGGAGCTGGGGGTGCGCCTCTTCGAGCGGGTGGGCAAGGATCGGGTCCTCCTCACCCCCGAGGGGCGGACGCTCTACGCCTACGTGGCGCCCTTCCTGGAGGGGCTGCCCGCGGTCGCCCGCTCGCTGCGCTCGAACGAGGTGGGCGGCCGGCTGCGGATCCACGCCTCGGGGCACATGCTGCGCTATCTCCTGCCGCCGTGGCTGCGGCGGCTGCAGCGCCAGCGCGCCGACATCGAGGTGGAACTCTTCGAGGCGAAGGTCCCCGCGGTGGCGCTCGTGCGCTCGGGCGAGGCGGACCTGCTGGTGGACCACCTGCCGGAGATCCCCTCGGACCTGGAAGCGCGGCAGGTGGGCAGCACGCGCGCCTTCCTCGTCTTCCCCTCGAACCACCCGCTTGCCCGGAAGGGCCTCTCGAGCCCTCGGCAGCTCGGCGACGAGCCCTTCATCGCCTACAGCGCGGACCTCCAACTGCGAGAGCTGCAGCTCTCCGCGCTCGCGCACCATGGGGTGACGCCGCGCAGGCTCCATGCGGCCGACTCCTCGGAGACCATCCTGGGCTTCGTGGCCGCGGGGCTGGGCTACTCGCTGCTCGCCTCGCTGCTGCCCAAGGGGCCTCGGGTTCCGGGAGTGGTCGCCCAGCCGCTCACCCAGCCCGCGCGGGAGTTCCCCATCTACGCGGCATGGCGCAAGAGTGCGCATGCCAACCCATTGTTGGCGGTCCTGCTCGGCCTGTCTCCACAACCGTGA
- a CDS encoding YiaA/YiaB family inner membrane protein, which produces MSMSRTSPTAAVQPVHSHAWVIQTWLSFVLALGVTAMGVYHLPVDGWMKAFLGMGMLFTVGSTFSLAKTLRDVHEQQRITARIDEARMTKLLAEVDPLSPKL; this is translated from the coding sequence ATGTCCATGTCCCGCACGTCCCCTACCGCCGCTGTTCAGCCCGTCCACAGCCACGCATGGGTGATCCAGACCTGGCTCTCGTTCGTCCTTGCCCTCGGCGTGACGGCGATGGGCGTCTACCACCTGCCCGTGGATGGCTGGATGAAGGCCTTCCTCGGCATGGGCATGCTCTTCACCGTGGGCTCCACCTTCAGCCTCGCCAAGACGCTGCGCGACGTCCACGAGCAGCAGCGCATCACCGCCCGCATCGACGAGGCCCGCATGACCAAGCTGCTCGCCGAGGTCGACCCGCTGTCGCCCAAGCTGTAA
- a CDS encoding YqiA/YcfP family alpha/beta fold hydrolase, with the protein MNVEHAPHAGPRWLYLHGFASGPESAKGVALAEHYARQGIHLERLNLRQPSLEHLRLSAMMRTVREAIGGERERAILFGSSLGGLTACRVAEEDARVCALVLLAPALRGMEQMRRSVGVEGMRRWEETGWVAIHDHAEKRMGRVDFGFARELEVIDGRSGGWPDVRVPTLIIHGRQDDTTDIHASRQWAQGKRHVRLIEVDDGHELRDSLGLIAAEADDFLRAFRGPPGV; encoded by the coding sequence ATGAATGTCGAGCACGCTCCGCACGCAGGCCCCCGTTGGCTGTACCTCCATGGCTTCGCCTCGGGCCCGGAGTCCGCCAAGGGCGTGGCGCTCGCGGAGCACTACGCGCGCCAGGGCATCCACCTGGAGCGGCTCAACCTGCGGCAGCCGTCGCTGGAGCACCTGCGCCTGAGCGCGATGATGCGCACGGTGCGGGAGGCCATCGGCGGTGAGAGGGAGCGGGCGATCCTCTTCGGGTCGAGCCTGGGCGGGCTGACGGCCTGTCGGGTGGCGGAGGAGGACGCGCGGGTGTGCGCGCTGGTGCTCCTGGCCCCGGCGCTGCGGGGAATGGAGCAGATGCGCCGCAGCGTGGGGGTGGAGGGGATGCGCCGCTGGGAGGAGACGGGCTGGGTGGCGATCCACGACCACGCCGAGAAGCGGATGGGCCGGGTGGACTTCGGCTTCGCGAGGGAGCTCGAGGTCATCGACGGGCGCTCCGGAGGCTGGCCCGACGTGCGAGTGCCCACGCTCATCATCCACGGGCGCCAGGACGACACCACGGACATCCACGCCTCGCGGCAGTGGGCACAGGGCAAGCGCCATGTGCGGCTGATCGAGGTGGACGACGGGCACGAGCTGCGCGATTCGCTGGGGCTCATCGCCGCCGAGGCGGACGACTTCCTGCGGGCCTTCCGAGGGCCGCCGGGCGTGTGA
- a CDS encoding dihydroneopterin aldolase, whose translation MGNTLNLPAVTDARGRPLDIIELQGLTVDCIIGIYHRERVAPQPLRLDVALFLDTREAALGGRLGRTVHYGRLEGELRFLMEACRFELLESAAEALCRYVLAPPTEDSHRASVRAATVRITKPEALSARAIPSLQVHRAAEEMHYAGEDTPFGHVDVIHEGHGYGIYRLRIKPGGTLPAHAHQKLEESELVLGPGLLLQGQPVARGQSFHWPQGAAHQYDNPSPTEQSVLRVDRPRLASSHEVEAREPASLQSRSYYPPE comes from the coding sequence ATGGGGAACACTCTGAACCTGCCAGCGGTGACGGACGCGCGCGGCCGACCGCTGGACATCATCGAGCTGCAGGGCCTCACGGTGGACTGCATCATCGGCATCTACCACCGTGAGCGCGTGGCCCCTCAGCCGCTGCGGCTGGATGTAGCCCTGTTCCTGGACACCCGCGAGGCGGCGCTGGGCGGCCGGCTGGGGCGCACCGTCCACTATGGGCGGCTGGAGGGTGAGCTGCGCTTCCTCATGGAGGCCTGCCGCTTCGAGCTGCTGGAGTCCGCCGCCGAGGCGCTGTGCCGCTACGTGCTGGCGCCGCCCACCGAGGACTCCCACCGTGCCTCCGTCCGCGCCGCCACCGTTCGCATCACCAAGCCCGAGGCGCTCTCCGCGCGGGCCATTCCCTCCCTCCAGGTCCACCGCGCCGCGGAGGAGATGCACTACGCCGGCGAGGACACGCCCTTCGGCCACGTGGACGTCATCCACGAGGGCCACGGCTATGGCATCTACCGCCTGCGCATCAAGCCGGGCGGCACCCTGCCCGCGCACGCACACCAGAAGCTGGAGGAGAGCGAGCTGGTGCTCGGCCCAGGACTGCTCTTGCAGGGGCAGCCCGTCGCGCGCGGCCAGTCCTTCCACTGGCCCCAAGGCGCCGCGCACCAATACGACAACCCCAGTCCCACCGAGCAGTCCGTGTTGCGCGTGGACCGGCCCCGCCTCGCCTCTTCCCACGAGGTGGAGGCACGGGAGCCCGCCTCACTCCAGAGCCGCTCCTACTACCCTCCGGAGTAG
- a CDS encoding RluA family pseudouridine synthase, giving the protein MAPQTLTVPREAAGERLDKHLSKSVPGLSLERARALIAQGHVRIRGKKCQPTRKLWGGEEIELERPPPRAAASPRVEGPALPVLHDDASMLIVNKPAGLVVEPGGAEASVVELLAAQRPPFDVEGVARPGVVHRLDRETSGCLALARTDAAVAALDRAFQEKRVDKRYWTLVLGEAPEQGRLEGPYGRDPKDPRKFTTRVRSARRAALSFEVRERLAGATLLEVKLETGRTHQIRVQLSEAGHPVLGDAIYGPVEARMHPAAQALGRHALHALRLSLPSPLTGEPVRVEAPLPEDFQRALALLR; this is encoded by the coding sequence ATGGCGCCGCAGACACTCACAGTCCCCCGGGAGGCCGCTGGAGAGCGGCTCGACAAACACCTCTCCAAGAGCGTGCCGGGCCTCTCGCTGGAGCGTGCGCGCGCGCTGATCGCCCAGGGGCACGTGCGCATCCGCGGCAAGAAGTGCCAGCCGACGCGCAAGCTCTGGGGCGGCGAGGAGATCGAACTGGAGCGCCCGCCGCCGCGAGCCGCCGCGAGCCCCCGGGTGGAGGGGCCCGCCCTGCCGGTGCTCCACGACGATGCGTCGATGCTCATCGTGAACAAGCCGGCGGGGCTGGTGGTGGAGCCGGGGGGGGCCGAGGCCTCGGTGGTGGAGTTACTGGCGGCGCAGCGGCCTCCCTTCGACGTGGAGGGGGTGGCCCGGCCCGGGGTGGTGCATCGGCTGGATCGGGAGACGAGCGGCTGTCTGGCGCTGGCGCGCACGGACGCGGCGGTAGCGGCGCTGGACCGGGCCTTCCAGGAGAAGCGTGTGGACAAGCGCTACTGGACGCTCGTGCTGGGAGAGGCGCCCGAGCAGGGGCGGCTGGAGGGCCCCTACGGCAGGGACCCCAAGGATCCGCGGAAGTTCACCACCCGGGTGCGCTCGGCGCGGCGCGCGGCGCTCTCCTTCGAGGTGCGCGAGCGGCTGGCGGGCGCGACGCTGCTGGAGGTGAAGCTGGAGACGGGGCGCACGCACCAGATTCGCGTGCAGCTCTCGGAGGCGGGCCACCCGGTGCTCGGGGATGCCATCTATGGCCCCGTGGAGGCGCGCATGCACCCGGCGGCGCAAGCGCTGGGGCGGCATGCGTTGCATGCGCTGCGCCTCTCGCTGCCGAGCCCCTTGACGGGAGAGCCCGTGCGGGTCGAGGCCCCGCTGCCCGAGGACTTCCAACGGGCCCTGGCGCTGCTGCGGTAG
- a CDS encoding hybrid sensor histidine kinase/response regulator, protein MQVILLKVPLLLCDEVERRLQGEGGQEPRCQVLRAAGLEHLPERLPPGLVILGDDGGALKEMVELCRRVHARRFSWRTHLTVLTRRSPVELQALARAGADECISPPGEDWGVRLIALSRRLHLDGMEAPALVRLEQPRVTAQEALYALLSSTSADIGPEFFRALVAHLVSAFRVTGALVGALTPDKEHLQLLAFWTDGGFRESRLLPLRGTPHQEAITHGSCHIPDALVERFPDDALLQEQGYRAYLGVALRDSHQQAVGVMAVAHGEPFEAGIMDYALLGALGTRAGAELARGRAQAELEHTRDFLSNIINAVPDPVFVKDREHRFVAMNAAFARFMARTEEQLIGKSDYDFVPEHEASIFWRKDEEVFRSGQPNENEETLTDSAGRSRTLITTKAAFTGAGGEQFIVAVIRDVTESRRLEMQLRLADRMASVGALAAGVAHEINNPLAYISSNLSFIAEQLAQDELEHEARTELRQAVLESLEGTRRVRGIVQDLKFFARADDEKQGAVDVHRVIHGALRIVRNEFQHRALLTRALEPVPAVHGSEGRLGQVVVNLLVNALQALPIDRPSEQNSVRIATHHKGAWVHIEVEDNGQGMSSEVQKRIFDPFFTTKPIGKGTGLGLSISNTLIQVMGGWIEVQSTQGKGSTFRLVLPVYQEKAAAPEPAPTPVAPPTQEPRRRVLLIDDEPAVGASVRRLLRGVHEVHTLQDAREALGLIARGERYDAILCDVMMQGMSGVQFVQELERVAPEMARRTGLMSGGVFDAQARSFIEARALDFLHKPFERESLRAFLERLYR, encoded by the coding sequence GTGCAAGTCATTCTGCTGAAGGTGCCCCTGCTCCTGTGCGATGAGGTGGAGCGCAGGCTGCAGGGGGAGGGCGGCCAGGAGCCCCGCTGCCAGGTGCTCCGCGCGGCCGGCCTGGAGCACCTTCCCGAGCGGCTGCCCCCGGGCCTGGTCATCCTCGGAGATGACGGAGGGGCGCTGAAGGAGATGGTGGAGCTGTGCCGACGGGTCCACGCGCGTCGCTTCTCCTGGCGCACGCACCTGACGGTGCTGACGCGCCGGAGCCCCGTCGAGCTGCAGGCGCTGGCGCGCGCGGGCGCGGATGAGTGCATCTCCCCACCCGGGGAGGACTGGGGCGTGCGGCTCATCGCCCTCAGCCGGCGGTTGCACCTGGACGGCATGGAGGCCCCGGCGCTGGTCCGGCTGGAGCAGCCGCGCGTCACCGCCCAGGAGGCGCTCTACGCGCTGCTGTCCAGCACCTCGGCGGACATCGGCCCCGAGTTCTTCCGGGCCCTGGTGGCGCACCTCGTCTCGGCGTTCCGCGTCACCGGCGCGCTGGTGGGGGCGCTCACCCCGGACAAGGAGCACCTCCAACTGCTCGCGTTCTGGACGGACGGGGGCTTCCGGGAGAGCCGCCTGTTGCCCCTGCGAGGCACGCCGCACCAGGAGGCCATCACCCATGGAAGCTGTCACATTCCCGATGCGCTGGTGGAGCGCTTCCCGGATGACGCGCTCCTCCAGGAGCAGGGCTACCGGGCCTACCTGGGCGTGGCGCTGAGGGACTCCCACCAGCAGGCCGTCGGGGTGATGGCGGTCGCGCACGGCGAGCCCTTCGAGGCGGGGATCATGGACTATGCGCTGCTCGGGGCGCTGGGGACGCGGGCGGGCGCGGAGCTGGCGCGCGGCCGGGCCCAGGCCGAGCTGGAGCACACGCGCGACTTCCTGTCGAACATCATCAACGCCGTTCCGGATCCCGTCTTCGTCAAGGATCGCGAGCACCGCTTTGTCGCCATGAACGCCGCGTTCGCCCGGTTCATGGCGCGCACCGAGGAGCAGCTGATCGGCAAGTCCGACTACGACTTCGTCCCCGAGCACGAAGCCAGCATCTTCTGGCGGAAGGACGAGGAGGTCTTTCGCTCCGGGCAGCCGAACGAGAACGAGGAGACGCTCACGGACAGCGCGGGGCGCTCGCGCACCCTCATCACGACGAAGGCGGCCTTCACGGGCGCGGGCGGCGAGCAGTTCATCGTGGCCGTCATCCGCGACGTCACCGAGTCGCGGCGGCTGGAGATGCAGCTGCGGCTGGCGGACCGGATGGCCTCGGTGGGAGCGCTGGCGGCCGGGGTGGCGCATGAGATCAACAACCCGCTGGCCTATATCTCCTCCAACCTGTCCTTCATCGCCGAGCAGCTGGCGCAGGACGAGCTCGAACACGAGGCCCGGACTGAGCTCCGACAGGCCGTCCTCGAATCGCTGGAGGGCACCCGGCGTGTCCGCGGCATCGTCCAGGACCTGAAGTTCTTCGCGCGCGCGGATGACGAGAAGCAGGGCGCGGTGGATGTCCACCGCGTCATCCACGGCGCGCTGCGCATCGTCCGCAACGAGTTCCAGCACCGCGCCCTGCTCACCCGCGCGCTCGAGCCGGTGCCCGCGGTCCATGGGAGCGAGGGGCGCCTGGGCCAGGTCGTCGTCAACCTGCTGGTGAACGCGCTGCAGGCCCTGCCTATCGATCGTCCGTCCGAGCAGAACAGCGTGCGCATCGCGACGCACCACAAGGGCGCCTGGGTCCACATCGAGGTGGAGGACAACGGGCAGGGGATGAGCTCCGAGGTCCAGAAGCGCATCTTCGATCCCTTCTTCACCACCAAGCCGATCGGGAAGGGCACGGGCCTGGGGCTGTCGATCTCCAACACCCTCATCCAGGTCATGGGGGGCTGGATCGAGGTCCAGAGCACCCAGGGCAAGGGGAGCACCTTCCGGCTGGTGCTGCCGGTCTACCAGGAGAAGGCCGCGGCCCCGGAGCCCGCCCCGACGCCCGTGGCGCCGCCCACGCAGGAGCCGCGTCGGCGCGTGCTCCTCATCGACGATGAGCCGGCGGTGGGGGCCTCGGTGCGCCGGCTCCTGCGCGGGGTACACGAGGTCCACACCCTCCAGGACGCGCGCGAGGCGCTCGGGCTCATCGCCCGGGGAGAGCGCTATGACGCCATCCTGTGTGACGTGATGATGCAGGGCATGAGCGGGGTGCAGTTCGTCCAGGAACTGGAGCGGGTGGCGCCGGAGATGGCGCGGCGTACGGGGCTGATGTCCGGCGGCGTATTCGATGCGCAGGCTCGCAGCTTCATCGAGGCGCGCGCGCTCGACTTCCTGCACAAGCCCTTCGAGCGTGAGAGCCTGCGGGCGTTCCTGGAGCGGCTGTACCGCTGA